A window of Corallococcus macrosporus DSM 14697 contains these coding sequences:
- a CDS encoding TetR/AcrR family transcriptional regulator, producing the protein MGTKEQEARERILRATIVCIGRDGLDATGIREIAREAQVNSAAISYYFRSKEKLVALALEATLDQAFGNVLEDFDRLRAEGLGIREAFEALLEDLMCNSLRYPHIVHAHFHDVLAHQRYDGSSIQRLNAFLAELAGRLAPATTHLPEHRLRLALTQVWASLSLLSMMPRLFDPFILLDFETLETRRAWVQQASRLLFVP; encoded by the coding sequence ATGGGGACCAAGGAACAGGAGGCCCGGGAGCGCATTCTCCGGGCGACCATCGTGTGTATCGGCCGGGACGGGCTGGATGCGACGGGCATCCGGGAGATCGCGCGCGAGGCGCAGGTGAACAGCGCCGCCATCAGCTACTACTTCCGGAGCAAGGAGAAGCTGGTGGCCCTGGCGCTGGAGGCCACGCTGGACCAGGCCTTCGGGAATGTCCTGGAGGACTTCGACCGGCTCCGGGCAGAGGGGCTGGGCATCCGGGAGGCCTTCGAGGCGCTGCTCGAGGACCTCATGTGCAACTCCTTGCGCTACCCACACATCGTACACGCGCACTTCCATGACGTGCTGGCCCACCAGCGCTACGACGGCTCCTCGATCCAGCGTCTCAACGCGTTCCTGGCCGAGCTGGCGGGGCGCCTGGCTCCGGCGACGACACACCTGCCGGAGCACCGGCTGCGGCTGGCGCTGACGCAGGTCTGGGCGTCGCTGAGCCTGCTGTCGATGATGCCCCGGCTGTTCGACCCGTTCATCCTGCTGGACTTCGAAACGCTGGAGACGCGGCGCGCCTGGGTGCAGCAGGCCTCGAGGCTGCTCTTCGTGCCTTGA
- a CDS encoding AI-2E family transporter yields the protein MKASRRQLPVYVPPRTVWIVGTQVLLLILCWVALRALYPVLTLLAVVMLLSIALSPLVRRLTQWGLPRGAGVAVVALALLGMMGVLVGSLVPMLVNQLQGLVQTMPATLERLAQSRWVEELSARYGVQVHAEDLIRFEPSDIAGRIINVLSSTLGLVAGGITVVVLTVFSLLFGEDLYESALQWVSPRRQPRVRLLVSRMRKAVANYLAGTLLVMTIGGTVAATVALIQGVPYFLPLGLMVMLMGVIPYLGSILSAVLVGIITLATLSLKDALIAVAVFIVYQQVESNVLSPMIQRRAIRMNPLLISIVVLCGGALAGLPGVVLAVPLAAAAQVLVQEVLGLRQEAWQRSHRQEVTRREPGRGAVEEGLLFAGPMAAQRPPAKSRQEPPAPPAHPESH from the coding sequence ATGAAGGCATCTCGCCGGCAGCTCCCCGTCTATGTGCCGCCGCGAACGGTCTGGATCGTTGGGACCCAGGTCCTGCTCCTGATTTTGTGCTGGGTCGCGCTCCGGGCGCTGTACCCCGTGCTCACGCTGCTGGCCGTCGTGATGTTGCTGTCCATCGCGTTGAGTCCGCTGGTGCGGCGGCTGACGCAGTGGGGGCTTCCTCGCGGCGCGGGTGTGGCCGTCGTGGCGCTGGCGCTCCTGGGGATGATGGGCGTGCTGGTGGGCTCGCTGGTGCCCATGCTCGTCAACCAGCTCCAGGGGCTGGTGCAGACGATGCCCGCCACGCTGGAGCGGCTGGCGCAGTCCCGCTGGGTGGAGGAGCTGAGCGCGCGGTACGGCGTGCAGGTCCACGCGGAGGACCTCATCCGCTTCGAGCCCTCGGACATCGCGGGCCGCATCATCAACGTCCTGTCATCCACGCTGGGCCTGGTCGCGGGCGGCATCACCGTGGTGGTGCTCACGGTGTTCAGCCTGCTGTTCGGTGAGGACCTCTACGAGAGCGCCCTCCAGTGGGTCTCACCGCGCCGTCAGCCGCGTGTCCGGCTGCTGGTGTCCCGGATGCGCAAGGCCGTGGCCAACTATCTGGCGGGGACGCTGCTGGTGATGACCATTGGCGGCACGGTCGCCGCCACCGTGGCGCTCATCCAGGGCGTGCCGTACTTCCTGCCGCTGGGGCTGATGGTGATGCTGATGGGCGTCATCCCCTACCTTGGCAGCATCCTCAGCGCGGTGCTGGTGGGCATCATCACGCTGGCCACGCTGAGCCTCAAGGACGCGCTCATCGCGGTGGCCGTCTTCATCGTGTATCAGCAGGTGGAGTCCAACGTGCTGAGCCCCATGATTCAGCGCCGGGCCATCCGGATGAACCCGCTGCTCATCTCCATCGTGGTGCTGTGTGGCGGCGCGCTCGCGGGCTTGCCTGGCGTGGTCCTGGCGGTGCCCCTGGCCGCCGCGGCGCAGGTGCTGGTGCAGGAGGTGCTGGGCCTGCGCCAGGAGGCGTGGCAGCGCAGCCACCGGCAGGAGGTCACCCGGCGGGAGCCGGGCCGGGGCGCGGTGGAGGAAGGGCTGCTGTTCGCCGGCCCCATGGCGGCGCAGCGCCCGCCCGCGAAGTCACGGCAGGAGCCGCCAGCGCCTCCAGCGCATCCGGAGTCCCACTGA
- a CDS encoding endopeptidase — protein sequence MRHTRVSAACLVLLLATATWAFKPPDKGQSAVADKAFFKPELYLPIQNLPLQQARQRMHSLGADAWDDFFKRNGRDFNVYVDPRTGTPTAVQGTIPLIPGTGYNNKVTIDQVRESIGRSIPKVDEAAIADLIFKFIADNQAAFNVDLMQMGSPRVTFVNDNLIQVHIPQQVNGTPVRHARIAATISHGNLILLGTEAWANVRIDTRARLAPQDALVSGNGFVGLATSPQTLWQQPTLEIAPVALQGESFNGAVGTGYEHRLVYTYGFSEGTGDERWKTTVDAHTGEVLAVEDDNHYFDAQMKGGIYPSTNIGTCTSNETCGTMQPNSPMPWANTGLAAPNNFTDGAGIVNYSSGTVTTTLAGKYVRINDNCGAINVSSTSGNLNLGGVNNDHDCTVPAGTSPGNTAASRSSFYELNKLAEQARGWLPTNTWLQGQLLSNVNLNSTCNAFWNGSSVNFYRSGGGCRNTGEIGAVFDHEWGHGIDDFDANGSLSNSSEGYADIAAIYRLQTSCVGYGFFQTVNTGCGLTPDGTGYNQQEAQVSGQSWCNTKCSGVRDADWAASVPNIPATPQNFVCPMCSSGSGPCSRQVHCAASPVRQAAWDFVTRDLTAPPFNYDSNTAFIIGNKTFYQGSGNVGTWHACNCSAGTSDGCGATNGYMQWLAADDDDGNLANGTPHMSAIYAAYNRHRIACSTPTVTNGGCAAGPTAAPANTTATPGDGQVSLSWNASAGASEYWVMKTEGFAGCDFGKAKVATVTGTTYTDGEVANGRQYCYSIVPASSSACYGAASACTCTTPVCAAPGTAVLASPSGGATGVELAAVLDWNDVSGASTYEVQVATDAAFTNVVRTATALTASTWTVSPPLPTSSQFYWRARANNSCGGVGTWSAARSFTTRGCVPLAAPTLSTPANGATGVATSAALDWSDVPSAATYEVQVATDAAFTNVVRSATALASSAWTVTPSLSSSTAYYWRARAADSCGTSAYSAARSFTTTNICTPVFATYNSTLRAPSCGNVCGCDTGPTLVVGRGTMSGGVEPNAPNTLGSTCTDGNSGTFRNDESVDRVVLRTTDHGAFSVGKQVTAEVTVWCWGTSDRFDLYYATNASAPSWAALTTNVACTGSGARTFTHTFNLGATAGTHAIRAQFRYGGTASACTSGSFNDRDDLVFGVAAAVASAAPEKARGVQGRSTQASR from the coding sequence ATGCGCCACACACGGGTGTCAGCAGCATGTCTCGTCCTGCTCCTGGCCACGGCGACCTGGGCCTTCAAGCCACCTGACAAGGGGCAGAGCGCCGTCGCCGACAAGGCCTTCTTCAAGCCAGAGTTGTACCTGCCCATCCAGAACCTGCCCTTGCAGCAGGCCCGCCAGCGGATGCATTCGCTGGGTGCCGACGCCTGGGATGACTTCTTCAAGCGCAACGGGCGCGACTTCAACGTCTACGTCGACCCGCGCACCGGCACGCCCACCGCGGTGCAGGGCACCATCCCCCTCATCCCGGGCACCGGCTACAACAACAAGGTCACCATCGACCAGGTGCGCGAGTCCATTGGCCGCTCCATCCCGAAGGTGGACGAGGCCGCCATCGCCGACCTCATCTTCAAGTTCATCGCGGACAACCAGGCCGCCTTCAACGTCGACCTGATGCAGATGGGCAGCCCCCGGGTGACGTTCGTCAACGACAACCTCATCCAGGTCCACATCCCCCAGCAGGTCAACGGCACGCCGGTGCGCCACGCGCGCATCGCGGCCACCATCAGCCACGGCAACCTCATCCTCCTGGGCACCGAGGCCTGGGCCAACGTGCGCATCGACACGCGGGCCCGGCTGGCGCCGCAGGACGCGCTCGTGTCCGGCAACGGCTTCGTGGGGCTGGCCACCAGCCCGCAGACGCTGTGGCAGCAGCCCACGCTGGAGATTGCCCCCGTGGCGCTCCAGGGTGAGTCCTTCAACGGCGCCGTGGGCACCGGATACGAGCACCGGCTCGTGTACACCTACGGCTTCTCCGAGGGGACGGGCGACGAGCGCTGGAAGACGACGGTGGACGCCCACACCGGCGAGGTGCTCGCCGTGGAGGACGACAACCACTACTTCGACGCGCAGATGAAGGGCGGCATCTATCCGTCCACCAACATCGGCACCTGCACCTCCAACGAGACGTGCGGCACCATGCAGCCGAACTCGCCCATGCCCTGGGCCAACACCGGCCTGGCGGCGCCCAACAACTTCACGGACGGCGCGGGCATCGTCAACTACAGCTCCGGCACCGTCACCACCACGCTGGCGGGCAAGTACGTCCGCATCAACGACAACTGCGGCGCCATCAACGTCAGCTCCACCAGCGGCAACCTCAACCTGGGCGGGGTGAACAACGACCACGACTGCACCGTGCCGGCCGGCACGTCCCCGGGCAACACCGCCGCGTCCCGCTCCAGCTTCTACGAGCTGAACAAGCTGGCCGAGCAGGCCCGCGGGTGGCTGCCCACCAACACCTGGCTGCAGGGCCAGCTCCTCTCCAACGTCAACCTCAACAGCACCTGCAACGCCTTCTGGAACGGCTCCTCGGTGAACTTCTACCGGAGCGGCGGCGGCTGCCGGAACACCGGCGAGATTGGCGCCGTGTTCGACCACGAGTGGGGCCACGGCATCGACGACTTCGACGCCAACGGCTCGCTCAGCAACTCGTCGGAGGGCTACGCGGACATCGCGGCCATCTACCGCCTGCAGACGTCCTGCGTGGGCTACGGCTTCTTCCAGACGGTCAACACCGGCTGCGGTCTGACGCCGGACGGCACGGGCTACAACCAGCAGGAGGCGCAGGTCTCCGGCCAGTCGTGGTGCAACACGAAGTGCTCCGGCGTGCGTGACGCGGACTGGGCCGCCAGCGTGCCCAACATCCCCGCCACCCCACAGAACTTCGTGTGCCCCATGTGCAGCTCCGGCTCCGGCCCGTGCAGCCGCCAGGTCCACTGCGCGGCCTCGCCCGTGCGTCAGGCGGCCTGGGACTTCGTCACCCGGGACTTGACGGCGCCGCCGTTCAACTACGACTCCAACACGGCGTTCATCATCGGCAACAAGACGTTCTACCAGGGCAGCGGCAACGTGGGCACCTGGCACGCCTGCAACTGCTCCGCGGGCACGTCGGACGGCTGCGGCGCCACCAACGGCTACATGCAGTGGCTGGCGGCGGACGACGACGACGGCAACCTGGCGAACGGCACGCCGCACATGTCCGCCATCTACGCGGCGTACAACCGGCACCGCATCGCGTGCTCCACGCCGACGGTGACGAACGGTGGCTGCGCCGCCGGCCCCACCGCGGCGCCGGCCAACACCACCGCCACCCCGGGTGACGGGCAGGTCAGCCTGAGCTGGAACGCTTCGGCGGGCGCCAGCGAGTACTGGGTGATGAAGACGGAGGGCTTCGCGGGCTGTGACTTCGGCAAGGCGAAGGTCGCCACCGTCACCGGCACCACGTACACGGACGGCGAGGTCGCCAACGGCCGGCAGTACTGCTACTCCATCGTCCCGGCGTCCTCCAGCGCGTGCTACGGCGCGGCCAGCGCCTGCACCTGCACCACGCCCGTCTGCGCCGCGCCTGGCACGGCGGTGCTCGCCTCGCCCTCCGGCGGCGCCACCGGCGTGGAGCTGGCGGCGGTGCTGGACTGGAACGACGTGTCCGGCGCCTCCACGTATGAGGTGCAGGTCGCCACCGACGCGGCCTTCACCAACGTGGTCCGCACGGCCACCGCGCTGACGGCCAGCACCTGGACGGTGAGCCCGCCCCTGCCCACCAGCTCGCAGTTCTACTGGCGCGCGCGCGCGAACAACTCCTGCGGCGGCGTGGGCACCTGGTCCGCGGCGCGCTCCTTCACCACGCGCGGCTGCGTCCCGCTGGCGGCGCCCACGCTGAGCACCCCCGCCAACGGCGCCACCGGCGTCGCCACGTCCGCGGCGCTCGACTGGAGCGACGTGCCCAGCGCCGCCACCTACGAGGTGCAGGTCGCCACCGACGCGGCCTTCACCAACGTGGTCCGCTCGGCGACCGCGCTGGCGTCCAGCGCGTGGACGGTGACGCCCTCGCTGAGCAGCAGCACGGCCTACTACTGGCGCGCGCGGGCGGCGGACTCCTGCGGCACCAGCGCCTACAGCGCCGCGCGCAGCTTCACCACCACCAACATCTGCACGCCCGTGTTCGCCACCTACAACAGCACGCTGCGGGCACCGTCCTGCGGCAACGTGTGCGGCTGCGACACCGGGCCGACGCTCGTCGTGGGCCGCGGCACCATGTCCGGCGGCGTCGAGCCCAACGCGCCCAACACCCTCGGCAGCACCTGCACGGACGGAAACTCCGGCACCTTCCGGAACGACGAGAGCGTGGACCGGGTCGTCCTCCGGACCACGGACCACGGCGCCTTCTCCGTCGGCAAGCAGGTGACGGCCGAGGTGACGGTGTGGTGCTGGGGCACCTCGGACCGCTTCGACCTGTACTACGCCACCAACGCCTCGGCGCCTTCGTGGGCGGCGCTGACGACGAACGTGGCCTGCACGGGCAGCGGCGCGCGGACCTTCACGCACACCTTCAACCTGGGCGCGACGGCGGGCACCCACGCCATCCGCGCGCAGTTCCGCTACGGCGGCACCGCGAGCGCGTGCACCTCCGGCAGCTTCAACGACCGGGACGACCTCGTCTTCGGCGTGGCGGCCGCGGTGGCCTCCGCGGCGCCGGAGAAGGCGCGCGGCGTGCAGGGACGCTCGACGCAGGCGTCGCGCTGA
- a CDS encoding ArnT family glycosyltransferase, with product MRGRFTAVSELCRRHPVALGAALTFSLSLLLRWLYLQAAPDRTWPFSIFFYGDTRFFHAYAVDLARGHEGPAALPYHPPLFPWLLGLLYRVLGPPQGSAYPYKLALALLNAATVAFTGWWWRKVLGTGWSLLGAALFACSFGWLVLSTTYSNEVLYVLFLSATCALMLQHRAGPTWTGAVLLGAVMGLGSLTRAEHLYLWPFLLAWAWLYRGATPWRTLAPRWGAALLTTAVVLAPWAVHNARVLRELNARTPHLEPLPVLAPITVYGPINFAMANHAAATGGFTPDSVNQAGQEGFLDVANPSQRHLLLHGYAEGLAWMKAHPADAARLWGAKLDRWLDGFRLGLGASNLPSGLHGNRAPVDVFVPEAAWLKWPLTLLLLAGAALSLRPAWRPFALFTAVLLHRALITVAFFGYTRGLLAVFPALIPLLLLPFLVLASRAQASKWAARLPAIAAAALLLFWVEAGLLALTAPRRFMASGSTDHSSGKLIQDDWVRIWPG from the coding sequence ATGCGCGGGCGCTTCACCGCAGTGAGCGAGCTGTGTCGGCGGCACCCGGTGGCCCTGGGCGCCGCCCTGACGTTCAGCCTCAGCCTGCTGCTGCGCTGGCTGTACCTCCAGGCGGCGCCCGACCGCACCTGGCCCTTCTCCATCTTCTTCTACGGCGACACGCGCTTCTTCCATGCCTACGCGGTCGACCTGGCGCGAGGACACGAGGGCCCCGCCGCCCTGCCCTATCACCCGCCCCTGTTCCCCTGGCTCCTGGGCCTGCTCTACCGCGTGCTGGGCCCGCCCCAGGGCAGCGCCTACCCGTACAAGCTCGCGCTGGCGCTGCTGAACGCGGCCACGGTCGCCTTCACCGGGTGGTGGTGGCGCAAGGTGCTGGGCACGGGCTGGAGCCTCCTGGGCGCGGCCCTCTTCGCGTGCAGCTTCGGCTGGCTGGTGCTGTCCACCACCTACAGCAACGAGGTCCTCTACGTCCTCTTCCTGTCCGCCACCTGCGCGCTAATGCTCCAGCACCGCGCCGGCCCCACGTGGACGGGCGCCGTGCTGCTGGGCGCCGTCATGGGCCTGGGCTCGCTCACCCGCGCCGAGCACCTGTACCTCTGGCCCTTCCTCCTCGCCTGGGCGTGGCTGTACCGCGGCGCCACACCCTGGCGGACGCTGGCCCCTCGCTGGGGCGCGGCGCTGCTGACCACCGCCGTCGTCCTGGCCCCCTGGGCGGTCCACAACGCGCGCGTCCTCCGGGAGCTCAACGCCCGCACGCCACACCTGGAGCCGCTGCCGGTGCTGGCCCCCATCACCGTCTACGGCCCCATCAACTTCGCCATGGCCAACCACGCCGCGGCCACCGGCGGCTTCACCCCGGACAGCGTCAACCAGGCGGGCCAGGAGGGCTTCCTGGACGTGGCCAATCCCTCGCAGCGGCACCTGCTGCTGCACGGCTATGCGGAGGGCCTCGCGTGGATGAAAGCCCACCCCGCGGACGCGGCGCGCCTGTGGGGCGCCAAGCTGGACCGCTGGCTGGACGGCTTCCGCCTGGGCCTGGGCGCGTCCAACCTGCCCTCGGGGCTTCACGGCAACCGGGCCCCCGTGGACGTCTTCGTGCCAGAGGCCGCGTGGCTCAAGTGGCCCCTCACCCTGCTGCTGCTCGCCGGGGCCGCGCTGTCCCTGCGCCCCGCCTGGCGCCCCTTCGCGCTCTTCACGGCGGTGCTGCTGCACCGGGCCCTCATCACCGTCGCCTTCTTCGGCTACACGCGCGGCCTGCTCGCCGTCTTCCCCGCGCTCATCCCCCTGCTGCTGCTCCCCTTCCTGGTGCTCGCCTCGCGTGCCCAGGCGTCGAAGTGGGCCGCCCGGCTGCCCGCCATCGCCGCCGCGGCCCTGCTCCTCTTCTGGGTGGAGGCGGGGCTGCTCGCGCTGACCGCCCCCCGTCGCTTCATGGCCAGCGGAAGCACCGACCACTCCAGCGGCAAGCTCATCCAGGATGACTGGGTTCGCATCTGGCCAGGTTGA
- a CDS encoding ferritin-like domain-containing protein: protein MAEVQQPFLTDITEIRRRAREHLEEGAITEDYEGDVNATIKLLNDALATEIVCVLRYTYHYIAAVGIHSEAVKDEFGEHAREEQQHALRIAERINQLGGKADFNPEGLLSRSASQYAEGQNLVDMIKENLIAERIAIQTYQEMVRYFASHDPTTRRMLEDILSKEEEHANDMHDLLVAHQGRPPLRS from the coding sequence ATGGCCGAAGTCCAGCAGCCCTTCCTCACGGACATCACCGAGATTCGCCGCCGCGCCCGGGAGCACCTGGAGGAAGGCGCCATCACCGAGGACTACGAGGGTGACGTCAACGCCACCATCAAGCTGCTCAACGACGCGCTGGCGACGGAGATCGTCTGTGTGCTGCGCTACACCTATCACTACATCGCCGCGGTGGGCATCCACAGCGAGGCCGTGAAGGATGAGTTCGGGGAGCACGCCCGCGAGGAGCAGCAGCACGCGCTGAGGATCGCCGAGCGCATCAACCAGCTCGGCGGCAAGGCGGACTTCAACCCGGAAGGGCTGCTGTCACGCAGCGCCAGCCAGTATGCCGAGGGGCAGAACCTGGTGGACATGATCAAGGAGAACCTCATCGCCGAGCGCATCGCCATCCAGACGTACCAGGAGATGGTGCGCTACTTCGCCAGCCATGACCCGACGACGCGCCGGATGCTGGAGGACATCCTCTCCAAGGAGGAGGAGCATGCCAATGACATGCATGACCTGCTCGTGGCGCACCAGGGCAGGCCGCCCCTGAGGAGCTGA
- a CDS encoding xylulokinase yields MPGTEGSVSHAGEQSILAIDLGTSAVKVAAVTLRGRILGGDVEPLELSLLPDGGAEQQPEAWWRAIVLATRRLLASGAVRAEDVIGINCSSQWSGTVAVDEAGAPVCPALIWMDSRGAPDVKRAVDGFPSVEGYSVGRLLTWIRLSGGVPSLSGKDPVGHILYLRRERPDVYRRTYKFLEPKDWLNLRLSGRCVASHDSITLHWVTDNRSLDRIAYDDRLLRLAGLEREKLPDLVPASTVLAPIAPRAASELGLREDVQVVTGAPDILAAAVGSGAVGDFEPHLCVGTSSWLCCHVPYKKTDVFHQMASLPSALPGRYLLANEQESAGICLTFLKDNILYGKDSEAGMDGDAPDLYRVMEAQAGNVPAGSDQLIFLPWLNGERSPVDDKSLRGGFFNQSLKTTRAHMVRAVMEGVAYNSRWLFTYVERFVGRRLESLRIIGGGARSALWCQIHADVLGRAVQQVDEPVLANARGAAFQAAVALGQLTVEEIPSLVPVARTFQPDSKNAALYDELFREFVNIYKHNKAIFARLNRARSA; encoded by the coding sequence ATGCCCGGCACGGAGGGAAGCGTGTCCCACGCAGGTGAGCAGTCCATCCTGGCCATCGACCTGGGGACGTCCGCCGTCAAGGTGGCGGCTGTCACGCTCAGGGGCCGGATTCTTGGCGGCGACGTGGAGCCGCTGGAGCTGTCCCTGCTCCCGGACGGGGGCGCCGAGCAGCAGCCGGAGGCGTGGTGGCGCGCCATCGTCCTGGCGACGCGGCGCCTGCTGGCCTCCGGGGCCGTGCGCGCCGAGGACGTCATCGGCATCAACTGCAGCTCACAGTGGTCTGGCACCGTCGCGGTGGACGAGGCCGGCGCGCCGGTGTGCCCCGCGCTCATCTGGATGGACTCGCGAGGCGCCCCGGACGTGAAGCGCGCCGTGGATGGCTTCCCCTCCGTGGAGGGCTACAGCGTCGGCCGCCTGCTGACGTGGATTCGTCTGTCGGGCGGCGTGCCGAGCCTGTCGGGCAAGGACCCGGTGGGCCACATCCTCTACCTGCGGCGCGAGCGCCCGGATGTGTACCGCCGGACATACAAGTTCCTGGAGCCGAAGGACTGGCTCAACCTGAGGCTGAGCGGCCGCTGCGTTGCCTCCCATGACTCCATCACCCTGCACTGGGTGACGGACAACCGCTCGCTGGACCGCATCGCCTACGACGACCGGCTGCTGCGGCTCGCGGGGTTGGAGCGCGAGAAGCTCCCGGACCTGGTGCCCGCCTCCACGGTGCTGGCGCCCATCGCGCCGCGGGCCGCCAGCGAGCTGGGGCTGCGCGAGGACGTGCAGGTGGTGACGGGCGCGCCGGACATCCTCGCCGCCGCGGTGGGCTCCGGCGCGGTGGGGGACTTCGAGCCGCACCTGTGCGTGGGCACGTCGTCGTGGCTGTGCTGCCACGTGCCCTACAAGAAGACGGACGTCTTCCATCAGATGGCGTCGCTGCCGTCGGCGTTGCCCGGGCGCTACCTGCTGGCCAACGAACAGGAGTCCGCGGGCATCTGCCTCACCTTCCTCAAGGACAACATCCTCTACGGCAAGGACTCGGAGGCGGGGATGGACGGCGACGCGCCGGACCTGTACCGGGTGATGGAGGCGCAGGCGGGGAACGTCCCGGCGGGGAGTGACCAGCTCATCTTCCTGCCGTGGCTCAACGGCGAGCGCAGCCCGGTGGATGACAAGTCCCTGCGGGGTGGCTTCTTCAACCAGTCGTTGAAGACGACGCGGGCGCACATGGTCCGGGCGGTGATGGAGGGCGTGGCCTACAACTCGCGCTGGCTCTTCACGTACGTGGAGCGGTTCGTGGGCCGGCGGCTGGAGTCGCTGCGCATCATCGGCGGCGGGGCCCGCTCCGCGCTGTGGTGCCAGATTCACGCGGACGTGCTGGGCCGCGCGGTGCAGCAGGTGGACGAGCCGGTGCTGGCCAACGCGCGAGGCGCCGCGTTCCAGGCCGCGGTGGCGCTGGGCCAGTTGACGGTGGAGGAGATTCCGTCGCTGGTGCCCGTGGCTCGTACGTTCCAGCCGGATTCGAAGAACGCGGCGCTCTACGACGAGCTGTTCCGCGAGTTCGTCAACATCTACAAACACAACAAGGCCATCTTCGCGCGGCTCAACCGCGCGCGAAGCGCCTGA
- a CDS encoding pyridoxal phosphate-dependent decarboxylase family protein, giving the protein MALPDLKALSLLNHVPPRLLSAAERYLKAVPGVKGLLNRETGTLLSELESGLKPYRGKMQSFDHLPPTGRSRDDVLRELQALESQEESRWREGRVSGGVYNGDAEHIAFLNRVYALHSQSNPLHADLWPSATKFEAEVVAMTASMLGADVANAGVPEEARICGAMSSGGTESIMLAMKTYRDWARETQGITRPEMVAPASAHPAFDKAAHYFGIKMVRVPVGPDYRADVAAMRKAVNRNTIVLIGSAPGFPHGVIDPIEALSELARKKRIGFHTDACLGGFVLPFAKKLGYDVPPFDFRLPGVTSISVDTHKFGYAAKGSSVVLYRGTELRSHQYFTATDWPGGIYFSPTFSGSRPGALIASAWAALVCMGEQGYLNATRHILETAAAIKQGIRDIPELHVLGDPLFVIAFGSESLDIFQVMERMSEHGWNLNGLHKPSAVHLCVTLRQTQPGVAEQFLTDLRDAVDYVKSHPSAKGTMAPVYGMAASVPFRGLVSDLLKKYMDLLYKV; this is encoded by the coding sequence ATGGCACTTCCAGACCTGAAGGCGCTGAGTCTGCTCAACCACGTCCCGCCGCGGCTCCTGTCCGCGGCGGAGCGCTACCTCAAGGCCGTCCCTGGCGTGAAGGGGCTGCTCAACCGGGAGACGGGCACGCTGCTCTCCGAGCTGGAGAGCGGCCTCAAGCCCTACCGCGGGAAGATGCAGTCGTTCGACCACCTGCCGCCGACGGGGCGCTCGCGCGACGACGTGCTGCGGGAGCTCCAGGCGCTGGAGTCCCAGGAGGAGTCTCGCTGGCGGGAGGGCCGCGTGTCTGGTGGCGTGTACAACGGCGACGCGGAGCACATCGCGTTCCTCAACCGTGTCTATGCGCTGCATTCGCAGAGCAACCCGCTGCACGCGGACCTGTGGCCCAGCGCCACCAAGTTCGAGGCGGAGGTGGTGGCGATGACGGCCAGCATGCTCGGCGCGGACGTGGCGAACGCGGGCGTGCCGGAGGAGGCGCGCATCTGCGGCGCCATGTCGTCCGGTGGCACCGAGAGCATCATGCTGGCGATGAAGACGTACCGGGACTGGGCCCGGGAGACCCAGGGCATCACCAGGCCGGAGATGGTGGCCCCCGCCAGCGCGCACCCGGCCTTCGACAAGGCGGCGCACTACTTCGGCATCAAGATGGTGCGGGTGCCGGTGGGCCCGGACTACCGCGCGGACGTGGCCGCCATGCGCAAGGCGGTGAACCGCAACACCATCGTCCTCATCGGCTCGGCGCCGGGCTTTCCGCACGGGGTCATCGACCCCATCGAGGCGCTGTCCGAGCTGGCGCGCAAGAAGCGCATCGGCTTCCACACCGACGCGTGCCTGGGCGGCTTCGTGCTGCCCTTCGCCAAGAAGCTGGGCTACGACGTGCCGCCCTTCGACTTCCGGCTGCCGGGCGTGACGTCCATCTCCGTGGACACGCACAAGTTCGGCTACGCGGCCAAGGGCTCCTCGGTGGTGCTGTACCGGGGCACGGAGCTGCGTTCGCATCAGTACTTCACGGCGACGGACTGGCCCGGTGGCATCTACTTCTCGCCCACCTTCTCTGGCAGCCGGCCGGGGGCGCTCATCGCCTCGGCGTGGGCCGCGCTGGTGTGCATGGGGGAGCAGGGCTACCTGAACGCCACCCGCCACATCCTGGAGACGGCGGCGGCCATCAAGCAGGGCATCCGTGACATTCCCGAGCTGCACGTGCTGGGCGACCCGCTGTTCGTGATTGCCTTTGGTTCCGAGTCCCTGGACATCTTCCAGGTGATGGAGCGGATGAGCGAGCACGGGTGGAACCTCAATGGCTTGCACAAGCCGTCCGCCGTGCACCTGTGCGTCACGCTGCGCCAGACGCAGCCGGGGGTCGCGGAGCAGTTCCTGACCGATCTGCGCGACGCCGTGGACTACGTGAAGTCCCACCCGAGCGCGAAGGGGACGATGGCGCCCGTGTATGGCATGGCCGCCTCCGTGCCCTTCCGCGGGCTGGTGAGTGACTTGCTCAAGAAGTACATGGATTTGCTGTACAAGGTTTGA